The Aphelocoma coerulescens isolate FSJ_1873_10779 chromosome 2, UR_Acoe_1.0, whole genome shotgun sequence genome contains a region encoding:
- the LOC138106475 gene encoding LOW QUALITY PROTEIN: nucleoporin NUP42-like (The sequence of the model RefSeq protein was modified relative to this genomic sequence to represent the inferred CDS: inserted 2 bases in 1 codon) translates to MYQGPCLCNFVSEGGWKYESMNLFSWRFLTIPVLAGLSDVSPEELHLEYCDXANSIIGKCIDAVKQLAEQWENCLIQWKALIVVGKAALLSAFKTTGTQAAPAFGMGGQQTSSFGLSSFPVSSSSTSASSFSFKTSSSLVSSASSGSSPAAGSSSAAGNPPAFGATSSPSAPQSLGFGSPAAPSAASFSFKTAATAGGFGTSGFSGFGSASAVNSASTTPLPAFGAFSAAVATSASPSSAALFGQSASASGHPVTSASAAATNSSPASEKLFTPKSELSAEEWQQFEAKEFTIGKIPLKSPPLELLNAFNLLNLF, encoded by the exons ATGTACCAAGGTCCGTGTCTTTGTAACTTTGTATCAGAGGGCGGTTGGAAGTATGAATCTATGAATCtgttctcttggaggtttttgaCTATTCCTGTCCTTGCAGGCTTGTCAGATGTCTCTCCAGAAGAACTGCATCTGGAGTACTGTGA AGCAAACAGTATAATTGGGAAATGT ATAGATGCTGTCAAACAGTTAGCAGAACAATGGGAAAATTGCCTGATTCAGTGGAAAGCTTTAATTGTAGTAGGAAAAGCAGCCTTG CTCTCTGCTTTCAAGACCACGGGCACTCAAGCAGCACCTGCCTTTGGAATGGGAGGACAGCAAACCTCAAGCTTTGGGCTGTCAA GCTTtcctgtgagcagcagcagtacCAGTGCCAGCAGCTTCTCCTTTAAAACCAGTTCCAGCCTCGTCAGTTCGGCATcatctgggagcagccctgctgctgggagctcttctgctgctggaaaTCCTCCTGCATTTGGGGCGACGTCCTCTCCTAGCGCACCCCAGTCCCTTGGGTTTGGCAGCCCAGCCGCTCCATCTGCAGCCTCCTTCTCCTTTAAAacagctgccacagctgggggcTTTGGGACTTCTGGCTTTTCAGGCTTTGGCAGCGCTTCTGCTGTGAACTCTGCAAGCACCACTCCGCTCCCAGCCTTTGGAGCCTTTAGTGCTGCCGTAGCCACTTCTGCCTCACCTTCGAGCGCTGCTTTGTTTGGACAGAGTGCCAGTGCCTCTGGACATCCTGTCACCTcagcctctgctgcagccaccaACTCCAGCCCTGCCTCAGAGAAGTTATTCACACCCAAGAGCGAATTATCAGCTGAAGAGTGGCAACAGTTTGAAGCAAAGGAGTTCACAATTGGAAAGATTCCTCTTAAGTCACCACCATTAGAacttttaaatgctttcaaccttttaaatttattctga
- the LOC138106476 gene encoding nucleoporin NUP42-like: MGVCQFFLRGYCRFGDRCWNEHPRGGSGRPGAPPAHVTSGRGGGGWGTSNQRYSNVIQPSSFKSDTWGGSRDHGRGFFGSSDFGSSGGSSRNADFSQNKFSALASSQSVADGSKDEEERLLECVVKDMEIWESSGQWIFSCYSPMKEKLNVSGFSDVSPEELRLEYYDSRANNIIGNYIDAVQKLALQWKNRLLQLKALNASTKAALLSAFKTTGTQAAPAFGMGGQQTSSFGLSSFPVSSSSTSASSFSFKTSSSLVSSASSGSSPAAGSSSAAGNPPAFGATSSPSAPQSLGFGSPAAPSAASFSFKTAATAGGFGTSGFSGFGSASAVNSASTTPLPAFGAFSAAVATSASPSSAALFGQSASASGHPVTSASAAATNSSPASEKLFTPKSELSAEEWQQFEAKEFTIGKIPLKPPPLELLNAFDLLSLFRSNMF; this comes from the exons ATGGGCGTCTGCCAGTTCTTCCTGCGGGGCTACTGCCGCTTCGGGGACCGCTGCTGGAACGAGCACCCCCGCGGCGGCTCCGGCCGCCCCGGGGCACCCCCGGCCCACG tTACTAgcggaagaggaggaggaggatggggtaCCTCTAACCAGAGATACAGCAATGTTATCCAGCCATCTTCCTTCAAGTCTGATACATGGGGTGGCAGCAGAGATCACGGAAGAGGATTCTTTGGCTCCTCTGACTTTGGATCgtcaggcggcagcagcagaaatGCAGACTTTTCACAGAACAAGTTCTCTGCATTAGCCAGCAGTCAAAGTGTTGCTGATGGCTCTAAAGATGAAGAGGAGAGACTTCT TGAATGTGTAGTGAAGGACATGGAAATTTGGGAATCTTCTGGACAGTGGATATTTTCATGTTACTCACCaatgaaagaaaagctgaatgTCTCAG GCTTTTCAGATGTCTCGCCAGAAGAACTGCGTCTGGAGTATTACGACAGCAGAGCAAACAATATCATTGGGAATTAt ATAGATGCTGTCCAAAAGTTAGCACTACAATGGAAAAATCGGCTACTTCAGTTGAAAGCTTTAAATGCATCAACAAAAGCAGCCTTG CTCTCTGCTTTCAAGACCACGGGCACTCAAGCAGCACCTGCCTTTGGAATGGGAGGACAGCAAACCTCAAGCTTTGGGCTGTCAA GCTTtcctgtgagcagcagcagtacCAGTGCCAGCAGCTTCTCCTTTAAAACCAGTTCCAGCCTCGTCAGTTCAGCATcatctgggagcagccctgctgctgggagctcttctgctgctggaaaTCCTCCTGCATTTGGGGCGACGTCCTCTCCTAGCGCACCCCAGTCCCTTGGGTTTGGCAGCCCAGCCGCTCCATCTGCAGCCTCCTTCTCCTTTAAAacagctgccacagctgggggcTTTGGGACTTCTGGCTTTTCAGGCTTTGGCAGCGCTTCTGCTGTGAACTCTGCAAGCACCACTCCGCTCCCAGCCTTTGGAGCCTTTAGTGCTGCCGTAGCCACTTCTGCCTCACCTTCGAGCGCTGCTTTGTTTGGACAGAGTGCCAGTGCCTCTGGACATCCTGTCACCTcagcctctgctgcagccaccaACTCCAGCCCTGCCTCAGAGAAGTTATTCACACCCAAGAGCGAATTATCAGCTGAAGAGTGGCAACAGTTTGAAGCAAAGGAGTTCACAATTGGAAAGATTCCTCTTAAGCCACCACCATTAGAACTTTTAAATGCTTTCGACCTTTTAAGTTTATTCAGAAGTAACATGTTTTga